From a region of the Pongo pygmaeus isolate AG05252 chromosome 5, NHGRI_mPonPyg2-v2.0_pri, whole genome shotgun sequence genome:
- the GPR6 gene encoding G-protein coupled receptor 6 isoform X1, which translates to MTLLAWCTRGANPATMNASAASLNDSQVVVVAAEGAAAAATAAGGPDTGEWGPPAAAALGAGGGANGSLELSSQLSAGPPGLLLPAVNPWDVLLCVSGTVIAGENALVVALIASTPALRTPMFVLVGSLATADLLAGCGLILHFVFQYVVPSETVSLLTVGFLVASFAASVSSLLAITVDRYLSLYNALTYYSRRTLLGVHILLAATWTVSLGLGLLPVLGWNCLAERAACSVVRPLARSHVALLSAAFFMVFGIMLHLYVRICQVVWRHAHQIALQQHCLAPPHLAATRKGVGTLAVVLGTFGASWLPFAIYCVVGSHEDPAVYTYATLLPATYNSMINPIIYAFRNQEIQRALWLLLCGCFQSKVPFRSRSPSEV; encoded by the exons ATGACACTCCTAGCTTGGTGCACTCGG GGTGCAAATCCGGCCACGATGAACGCGAGCGCCGCCTCGCTCAACGACTCCCAGGTGGTGGTAGTGGCGGCCGAaggagcggcggcggcggccacAGCAGCAGGTGGGCCGGACACGGGCGAATGGGGACCCCCTGCTGCGGCGGCTCTGGGAGCCGGCGGCGGAGCTAATGGGTCTCTGGAGCTGTCCTCGCAGCTGTCGGCTGGGCCACCGGGACTCCTGCTGCCAGCGGTGAATCCGTGGGACGTGCTCCTGTGCGTGTCGGGGACAGTGATCGCTGGAGAAAATGCGTTGGTGGTGGCGCTCATCGCGTCCACCCCGGCGCTGCGCACGCCCATGTTCGTGCTGGTGGGCAGCCTGGCCACCGCTGACCTGTTGGCGGGCTGTGGCCTCATCTTGCACTTTGTGTTCCAGTACGTGGTGCCCTCGGAGACTGTGAGTCTGCTCACGGTGGGCTTCCTGGTGGCCTCCTTCGCCGCCTCTGTCAGCAGCCTGCTGGCCATTACGGTGGACCGCTACCTGTCCCTGTATAACGCGCTCACTTATTACTCGCGCCGGACACTGTTGGGCGTGCACATCCTGCTTGCCGCCACCTGGACCGTGTCCCTAGGCCTGGGGCTGCTGCCCGTGCTGGGCTGGAACTGCCTGGCAGAGCGCGCCGCCTGCAGCGTGGTGCGCCCGCTGGCGCGCAGCCACGTGGCGCTGCTCTCCGCCGCCTTCTTCATGGTCTTCGGCATCATGCTGCACCTGTACGTGCGCATCTGCCAGGTGGTCTGGCGCCACGCACACCAGATCGCGCTGCAGCAGCACTGCCTGGCGCCACCCCATCTCGCCGCCACCAGAAAGGGTGTGGGTACACTGGCTGTGGTGCTGGGCACTTTCGGCGCCAGCTGGCTGCCCTTCGCCATTTATTGCGTGGTGGGCAGCCATGAGGACCCGGCGGTCTACACTTACGCCACCCTGCTGCCCGCCACCTACAACTCCATGATCAATCCCATCATCTATGCCTTCCGCAACCAGGAGATCCAGCGCGCCCTGTGGCTCCTGCTCTGTGGCTGTTTCCAGTCCAAAGTGCCCTTTCGTTCCAGGTCCCCCAGCGAGGTCTGA
- the GPR6 gene encoding G-protein coupled receptor 6 isoform X2 has product MNASAASLNDSQVVVVAAEGAAAAATAAGGPDTGEWGPPAAAALGAGGGANGSLELSSQLSAGPPGLLLPAVNPWDVLLCVSGTVIAGENALVVALIASTPALRTPMFVLVGSLATADLLAGCGLILHFVFQYVVPSETVSLLTVGFLVASFAASVSSLLAITVDRYLSLYNALTYYSRRTLLGVHILLAATWTVSLGLGLLPVLGWNCLAERAACSVVRPLARSHVALLSAAFFMVFGIMLHLYVRICQVVWRHAHQIALQQHCLAPPHLAATRKGVGTLAVVLGTFGASWLPFAIYCVVGSHEDPAVYTYATLLPATYNSMINPIIYAFRNQEIQRALWLLLCGCFQSKVPFRSRSPSEV; this is encoded by the coding sequence ATGAACGCGAGCGCCGCCTCGCTCAACGACTCCCAGGTGGTGGTAGTGGCGGCCGAaggagcggcggcggcggccacAGCAGCAGGTGGGCCGGACACGGGCGAATGGGGACCCCCTGCTGCGGCGGCTCTGGGAGCCGGCGGCGGAGCTAATGGGTCTCTGGAGCTGTCCTCGCAGCTGTCGGCTGGGCCACCGGGACTCCTGCTGCCAGCGGTGAATCCGTGGGACGTGCTCCTGTGCGTGTCGGGGACAGTGATCGCTGGAGAAAATGCGTTGGTGGTGGCGCTCATCGCGTCCACCCCGGCGCTGCGCACGCCCATGTTCGTGCTGGTGGGCAGCCTGGCCACCGCTGACCTGTTGGCGGGCTGTGGCCTCATCTTGCACTTTGTGTTCCAGTACGTGGTGCCCTCGGAGACTGTGAGTCTGCTCACGGTGGGCTTCCTGGTGGCCTCCTTCGCCGCCTCTGTCAGCAGCCTGCTGGCCATTACGGTGGACCGCTACCTGTCCCTGTATAACGCGCTCACTTATTACTCGCGCCGGACACTGTTGGGCGTGCACATCCTGCTTGCCGCCACCTGGACCGTGTCCCTAGGCCTGGGGCTGCTGCCCGTGCTGGGCTGGAACTGCCTGGCAGAGCGCGCCGCCTGCAGCGTGGTGCGCCCGCTGGCGCGCAGCCACGTGGCGCTGCTCTCCGCCGCCTTCTTCATGGTCTTCGGCATCATGCTGCACCTGTACGTGCGCATCTGCCAGGTGGTCTGGCGCCACGCACACCAGATCGCGCTGCAGCAGCACTGCCTGGCGCCACCCCATCTCGCCGCCACCAGAAAGGGTGTGGGTACACTGGCTGTGGTGCTGGGCACTTTCGGCGCCAGCTGGCTGCCCTTCGCCATTTATTGCGTGGTGGGCAGCCATGAGGACCCGGCGGTCTACACTTACGCCACCCTGCTGCCCGCCACCTACAACTCCATGATCAATCCCATCATCTATGCCTTCCGCAACCAGGAGATCCAGCGCGCCCTGTGGCTCCTGCTCTGTGGCTGTTTCCAGTCCAAAGTGCCCTTTCGTTCCAGGTCCCCCAGCGAGGTCTGA